One Eurosta solidaginis isolate ZX-2024a chromosome 5, ASM4086904v1, whole genome shotgun sequence DNA segment encodes these proteins:
- the LOC137233544 gene encoding TPR-containing protein DDB_G0280363 — MLNKTISIRTCALLFSFTCATLAAQLPPSFLPHRYTQYYHYPVPRQQFPFPASKPTTQQQQQKYLGYSHIYKQHYAQQQTRSYQQQQQQQQQYRTQSTKTVNSYYQQSTRANNNNIIQKFTSPTLENAAFTTALTSQGYNFVGGNGGANARSINNPAASSIFSARVLPAASSLSLMAANAVESGYNNNNDIGTDGSIDLTDSSINLKLPLPVNIAPIKASPLPLQAGTSFSQLANGVTSYGTTYPQRKR; from the coding sequence ACAATATCCATTCGCACGTGTGCTCTACTATTCTCTTTCACCTGCGCCACGCTAGCAGCACAGTTACCGCCTAGTTTTCTGCCACATAGATACACACAATATTATCATTATCCTGTGCCGCGACAGCAATTCCCTTTCCCAGCATCAAAaccaacaacacaacaacaacaacagaaatatCTGGGCTACTCgcatatatataaacaacattatgcacaacaacaaacacgcagctatcaacaacaacaacaacaacagcaacaatatcgTACACAATCTACAAAAACCGTGAATTCATATTACCAACAATCAACTAGAGCAAATAAcaataatataatacaaaaatttacATCACCTACTTTAGAAAATGCCGCATTCACAACTGCCTTGACAAGTCAAGGTTATAATTTTGTTGGTGGTAATGGCGGCGCAAATGCTCGCAGCATCAATAACCCAGCAGCATCATCAATTTTCTCAGCACGCGTATTACCAGCTGCATCATCGTTGTCATTGATGGCCGCTAATGCTGTTGAATCaggctataataataataatgatattgGAACGGATGGTAGCATTGATTTAACAGATTCATCGATCAATTTAAAATTGCCGCTGCCAGTGAATATAGCACCAATTAAAGCATCACCACTACCACTACAAGCGGGCACATCATTTAGTCAGTTGGCGAATGGTGTTACTTCGTATGGTACGACTTATCCACAACGTAAGCGGTGA